A region from the Vibrio rumoiensis genome encodes:
- a CDS encoding NlpC/P60 family protein, with the protein MNNVLTIPLLSFLLLLVGCASNQPTTPPLPSTPAEKTELDHLYQSWSGVPYQFGGSSKQGIDCSAFMQVAMSSIYQLHLPRSTELQSQQGRYIPEEQAAFGDLVFFKTGWNQRHVGMYLGDKQFMHASTSKGVIISRLDNPYWASKFWQFRRILPK; encoded by the coding sequence ATGAATAACGTACTGACCATACCTCTTCTTAGTTTTCTTTTATTATTAGTCGGTTGCGCCTCCAATCAACCTACAACGCCCCCTTTACCATCTACCCCTGCAGAGAAAACTGAATTGGACCACTTATATCAATCATGGTCTGGCGTGCCTTATCAGTTTGGCGGTAGTTCTAAACAAGGCATCGACTGCTCTGCTTTTATGCAAGTTGCTATGTCGAGCATTTATCAATTGCACCTTCCCCGCTCTACAGAGTTACAAAGCCAGCAAGGTCGTTATATTCCCGAAGAACAAGCGGCTTTTGGTGATTTAGTTTTCTTTAAAACAGGTTGGAACCAGCGGCATGTGGGGATGTACCTCGGTGACAAACAATTCATGCATGCTTCAACCTCAAAAGGCGTCATTATTTCTCGTCTCGATAACCCTTATTGGGCGAGTAAATTTTGGCAATTTAGACGTATATTGCCAAAATAG
- the potB gene encoding spermidine/putrescine ABC transporter permease PotB produces MLMKKLNLQNSIVLLIVSWLMLFVFIPNLMIIITSFLTRDEANLIELTFTLSNYTRLLDPLYAKVMLHSLYMAVVATGLCLLIGYPFAYIVAKMPVKIRPFMLFMVIVPFWTNSLIRTYGLKIVLGTQGIVNKSLMAIGLIEHPMRIMYTETAVMIGLVYILLPFMILPLYSAIEKLDRTYIEAARDLGANKLQTLLKVILPLTMPGIIGGCLLVLLPALGMFYVSDLLGGAKNLLIGNVIKSQVLNARDWPFGAATSIALTLVMALMLYAYYRAGKLLNKNVELD; encoded by the coding sequence ATGCTAATGAAGAAATTAAATCTTCAAAATAGCATTGTGCTTTTGATTGTCTCTTGGCTGATGCTGTTTGTTTTCATTCCAAATTTGATGATTATCATTACGAGCTTTTTAACTCGTGATGAAGCTAACTTAATTGAATTAACATTCACATTAAGTAATTACACTCGTCTACTGGATCCTCTTTATGCCAAGGTTATGTTGCACTCGTTGTACATGGCTGTGGTTGCCACTGGTCTGTGTTTGTTGATTGGTTACCCTTTTGCTTATATCGTCGCGAAGATGCCAGTTAAAATTCGCCCATTCATGTTGTTCATGGTGATTGTACCGTTTTGGACCAATTCACTGATTCGAACCTATGGCCTCAAGATTGTATTAGGTACTCAAGGTATCGTGAATAAAAGTTTAATGGCTATTGGACTTATTGAGCATCCAATGCGCATCATGTACACCGAAACCGCTGTGATGATTGGACTTGTTTACATCTTGCTACCTTTTATGATTCTGCCTCTTTATTCTGCTATCGAAAAACTGGATCGCACTTATATAGAAGCTGCAAGAGATTTGGGCGCGAATAAGCTGCAAACTCTTTTAAAAGTTATTTTGCCACTGACGATGCCGGGAATTATTGGCGGTTGTTTATTGGTGTTACTCCCTGCTCTTGGGATGTTCTATGTTTCAGACTTATTAGGTGGCGCGAAGAACTTATTGATCGGTAATGTCATTAAGAGCCAAGTCTTAAATGCCCGTGATTGGCCATTTGGTGCGGCAACCAGTATCGCATTGACATTAGTAATGGCATTAATGCTTTATGCTTACTACCGTGCTGGGAAGTTACTTAATAAAAATGTGGAGTTAGACTGA
- the nagK gene encoding N-acetylglucosamine kinase, with protein sequence MYYGFDVGGTKIEFGAFNDKLERVASERVPTPGEDYQALLTVLAGLVTKYDEQFGVKGLVGIGIPGMESVEDSSLMTSNVPAAKGQFLRKDLEALIERPLKIANDANCFALSEAWDEEHQGKESVLGLILGTGFGGGIVVNGHVVSGGSHVAGEIGHTRMPLDAWFYLNDSAQNKDAPLFSCGCDKKGCIDNYLSGRGFEQLYAHYYDEKVKAVDIIEQYKKNDDKAVEHVNRFMDLLAICLGNIFTAFDPDVVVLGGGLSNFEAIYNEMPKRIQPHLLPVGKVPKILKAKHGDSGGVRGAAFLNIQ encoded by the coding sequence ATGTATTACGGTTTTGATGTCGGTGGCACAAAAATTGAATTTGGTGCATTTAACGACAAATTAGAAAGGGTAGCCTCAGAAAGAGTGCCAACACCAGGTGAAGACTATCAAGCCTTACTTACCGTGCTTGCAGGGTTAGTCACCAAATACGATGAACAATTTGGGGTGAAAGGGCTTGTTGGGATCGGTATTCCTGGTATGGAGAGCGTAGAAGACAGCTCTTTAATGACATCAAATGTTCCTGCGGCAAAAGGCCAGTTCTTACGTAAAGATCTCGAAGCCTTAATCGAACGTCCACTTAAAATTGCTAATGATGCTAACTGTTTTGCTTTATCAGAAGCATGGGATGAAGAGCACCAAGGGAAAGAAAGTGTACTTGGCCTTATTCTCGGCACCGGTTTTGGCGGTGGTATTGTGGTGAATGGCCACGTTGTATCCGGAGGTAGCCATGTGGCAGGTGAAATTGGCCACACACGTATGCCACTTGATGCTTGGTTTTATCTTAATGATAGTGCTCAAAATAAAGACGCACCTTTGTTTAGCTGTGGTTGTGATAAGAAGGGTTGCATTGATAATTATCTTTCTGGACGAGGCTTTGAACAGCTTTATGCTCATTACTATGATGAAAAAGTTAAAGCGGTTGATATCATAGAACAATACAAGAAAAATGATGACAAGGCTGTCGAGCATGTGAATCGATTTATGGATCTTCTTGCGATTTGCTTGGGCAATATTTTTACCGCTTTTGACCCTGATGTCGTCGTTTTAGGCGGTGGCTTATCTAACTTTGAGGCTATTTATAATGAAATGCCGAAACGTATTCAGCCTCATTTACTACCGGTAGGAAAAGTACCTAAGATTTTGAAAGCTAAGCATGGCGATTCCGGCGGAGTACGCGGCGCAGCATTTTTGAATATTCAATAA
- a CDS encoding mechanosensitive ion channel family protein — protein MKKFICLIVMLLLSTTAFAADDTSAHLENITKLTSLIRWGGVFLSFGVIVASWVLLRFTNKLVETFSSQFVQYRMVLQKVQSFFQFFVYMTAGLAVFMMSFRINDQILTLIGGTLAVSIGFALKDLAASFIAGLTVMIDRPFQVGDRVTFEGNYGDIITIGLRSVRMRTLTDDIITIPNNKFLSEVTMSGNYGALDMQCVIPFYIGMDQDINLARDLIQEAASSSRYIHLPKPVVVLVNQEIADNYLAIKLTCKAYVVDTFYEKLFETDITLRVMKEFKSHNIQPPTIAVRSMVQ, from the coding sequence ATGAAAAAGTTCATTTGTTTAATCGTTATGCTTTTATTAAGCACAACTGCGTTTGCCGCTGATGATACATCTGCCCATTTAGAAAATATCACTAAATTAACCAGTTTAATTCGCTGGGGAGGCGTTTTTCTCTCTTTTGGGGTCATTGTTGCTTCGTGGGTTCTACTGCGTTTTACGAATAAATTAGTTGAAACTTTTAGCTCTCAGTTCGTGCAATATCGGATGGTGTTGCAAAAGGTGCAATCATTCTTCCAATTTTTCGTTTACATGACGGCAGGCTTAGCCGTATTTATGATGAGTTTTCGCATTAATGATCAAATATTGACATTAATTGGCGGTACGCTTGCTGTTTCGATTGGTTTTGCATTAAAAGATTTGGCTGCGTCATTCATTGCAGGCTTAACCGTTATGATTGATCGACCTTTTCAAGTCGGTGACCGAGTTACCTTTGAAGGTAATTATGGCGATATCATTACTATAGGGTTACGCTCTGTGCGCATGAGAACATTGACGGATGACATTATTACCATTCCAAATAACAAATTTTTAAGTGAAGTGACGATGAGTGGCAACTATGGTGCGCTAGATATGCAGTGTGTTATCCCCTTTTACATCGGTATGGATCAAGACATCAATTTAGCGCGAGACCTCATTCAAGAGGCGGCTTCATCAAGCCGATATATTCACTTACCGAAACCTGTTGTAGTGTTAGTGAACCAAGAGATTGCCGATAATTATCTCGCAATTAAATTGACTTGTAAGGCTTATGTGGTTGATACGTTCTATGAGAAGTTATTTGAAACAGATATTACATTGCGTGTCATGAAAGAATTCAAAAGCCATAATATACAACCACCAACGATAGCGGTACGATCAATGGTGCAGTGA
- a CDS encoding DUF2960 family protein, translated as MSRTILYTYKSEEKTLAFSYRDFHSIHEAVAAHEGIDICEYLKMEQSIEAVSDTKTVRNYRDAHFKKLGFGKITLMPKENIGIGQKKKNI; from the coding sequence ATGTCTCGTACAATTTTATACACATACAAGAGTGAAGAAAAAACATTAGCGTTTAGTTATCGTGATTTTCACAGTATTCATGAAGCAGTCGCCGCGCATGAAGGCATCGATATCTGTGAATATTTAAAAATGGAGCAATCGATCGAAGCCGTATCGGATACTAAAACAGTTCGTAATTATCGTGATGCTCATTTTAAAAAGTTAGGGTTTGGTAAGATCACGTTAATGCCAAAAGAAAATATCGGCATTGGACAAAAGAAGAAAAATATTTAG
- the potA gene encoding spermidine/putrescine ABC transporter ATP-binding protein PotA — protein sequence MGEIQKLKVESTHTSTVIQLSGISKSFDGKPIIENLDLNVNHGEFLTILGPSGCGKTTVLRMIAGFETVDSGTVLLANDDVTEQPPEKRHVNTVFQSYALFPHMTVFENVAFGLRMQKVAQSEVETRVEDALKMVRLESMAQRKPHQLSGGQQQRIAIARAVVNKPKVLLLDESLSALDYKLRKQMQLELKQLQRQLGITFIFVTHDQEEALSMSDRIIVMRDGVIEQDGSPREIYEEPKNLFVASFIGEINTFEATVVKRHDDKTITALIEGVECSVHYKHPVQPGQHLNVLLRPEDVRIEEIKESEDIGIVGHVTERTYKGMTLDSVVELESGMRVMVSEFFNEDDPDVDHSIGQKVSVTWVESWEVVLPQDVKLHHEATE from the coding sequence TTGGGAGAAATACAGAAATTGAAAGTTGAATCTACACACACTTCTACCGTTATTCAGCTGTCTGGTATCAGCAAAAGCTTTGATGGAAAACCTATCATTGAAAACTTAGATCTCAATGTTAATCATGGTGAGTTTTTAACGATTTTAGGGCCTTCAGGTTGTGGTAAAACAACGGTATTAAGGATGATTGCTGGTTTTGAAACGGTGGATTCAGGAACCGTGTTACTCGCAAATGATGATGTTACAGAGCAGCCGCCAGAAAAAAGGCATGTCAATACCGTCTTTCAAAGTTATGCCCTCTTCCCTCACATGACCGTTTTTGAAAATGTTGCGTTCGGTCTAAGAATGCAAAAAGTGGCACAATCTGAAGTAGAAACTCGTGTTGAAGATGCTCTCAAAATGGTTCGTTTAGAATCCATGGCACAACGGAAACCGCACCAACTATCAGGTGGTCAACAACAGCGTATTGCCATTGCACGCGCAGTAGTTAATAAGCCTAAAGTATTATTACTTGATGAATCATTATCCGCTCTGGATTATAAATTACGTAAACAAATGCAACTGGAATTAAAGCAGCTTCAGCGTCAGCTGGGCATTACTTTTATTTTTGTTACGCACGATCAAGAAGAAGCGCTTTCTATGTCAGACCGTATCATAGTGATGCGTGATGGTGTAATTGAACAAGATGGTTCTCCTCGTGAAATTTATGAAGAACCTAAAAATCTTTTTGTGGCCAGCTTTATTGGTGAAATAAACACATTTGAAGCCACTGTCGTCAAACGTCATGATGACAAAACGATCACCGCGCTTATTGAAGGTGTCGAGTGTTCTGTCCACTACAAACACCCAGTCCAACCCGGCCAACATCTTAATGTTCTTCTTCGCCCTGAAGATGTTCGTATTGAAGAGATTAAAGAATCTGAAGATATTGGTATTGTTGGACACGTTACGGAACGAACATACAAAGGGATGACTTTAGATTCGGTTGTTGAACTTGAATCGGGTATGCGCGTTATGGTCAGTGAGTTCTTTAATGAAGATGATCCTGATGTTGATCACTCTATCGGTCAAAAAGTATCGGTCACTTGGGTTGAGAGTTGGGAAGTTGTTTTACCCCAAGATGTTAAACTTCATCATGAAGCCACAGAGTAA
- a CDS encoding ATP-binding protein produces the protein MGKIYQIFIATLLFISLGAHAEWEPTQHSKTASTSPAAQSIANKVSQLPEPLFMGADDHAKVDELLSATLYQIDVNTKGFEESLKQYRKIGGEDAWLTTQEYYLTLHSFNRSKQDLLKLVDSRVYNKLTGFGPFGVTQFKNEIHITQLNAQFLIFFQIQSFKQFIEDLSISPVPVIAMAVKLIFVYLVLNWWLRNSPDMIRHFRKTKLETASSPPVWIRLIWYISKANKPIAWLIAITVSLDILSGLQSLQHVKFLDIFTWWILGGSIAVKFILEFVYRNSRSTSKDIIAIRLSTIRYYVWSVIGAGVLLQITETTVGEGTIYHWVSSLMFLWFIVITIIVLSKWKPYVFSENNINADCVVWAQWAINHKDTFGLSTIATAIMTFWIFTRHLKQFVISNLSQYAFFSQALAYLFRIEIAKQSDNGGQNTNLVPLSGDEIYNYVLPGSEDSELIPYATDEIKQLSRYILTDSPAMCVVSGERGIGTTTLIKQILYRVNNATPIYLNCPNSGYAELIADLCEQIGLSKESTDIQLLAHLRKSEICYLFAIDNAQRLVKPMVGGLAGLMKFANLMRRSKKNHRVLLAIEKSSWRFVDRARGERLLFDLVTFMPRWSESQIASLLDTRLNQNIENPVSFDDLNLPKQWDQDDVSEEERSRHGFYRILWHYADGNPTVALRFLRLSLRKDQKTEKVVVRLFQAPQSDELEKMPKPMLAILRSIVQLEISTPEELSECTQLTIPEVIGTLRYFESRGYIEWSSDKARISDHWYRFITNALHRQHLLVK, from the coding sequence ATGGGTAAGATTTACCAAATATTTATTGCTACATTACTCTTTATCTCATTAGGCGCACATGCGGAATGGGAGCCCACTCAGCACTCAAAAACGGCGTCGACTTCTCCTGCAGCTCAGTCTATCGCCAATAAAGTTTCTCAGCTCCCAGAACCTTTATTTATGGGTGCCGACGATCATGCAAAAGTTGATGAATTACTCTCAGCTACGCTCTATCAAATTGATGTTAATACCAAAGGTTTTGAAGAATCACTAAAGCAATATAGAAAAATTGGTGGTGAAGATGCTTGGTTAACAACTCAAGAATATTATTTAACATTACATAGTTTTAATCGCTCAAAACAAGATTTGTTAAAACTAGTCGATAGTCGCGTATACAACAAACTCACTGGGTTTGGCCCTTTTGGCGTCACTCAATTTAAAAATGAGATTCATATTACTCAGCTTAACGCTCAGTTCTTGATCTTTTTCCAAATCCAAAGTTTTAAACAGTTCATCGAAGACCTATCTATATCTCCAGTCCCTGTCATCGCAATGGCCGTTAAACTGATATTTGTTTATCTCGTTTTGAACTGGTGGCTTCGTAATAGCCCAGATATGATTCGCCACTTTAGAAAAACTAAATTAGAAACTGCATCCTCACCACCGGTATGGATTCGATTAATCTGGTATATCAGTAAGGCCAACAAACCTATTGCATGGCTAATCGCGATTACGGTTTCTCTTGATATTCTTTCTGGCTTGCAAAGCTTACAGCATGTGAAATTTTTAGACATTTTCACGTGGTGGATCTTAGGTGGCTCAATCGCAGTTAAATTTATCTTAGAATTTGTTTATCGAAATAGTCGTAGCACATCTAAAGATATTATCGCCATTCGTCTATCCACTATTCGTTATTACGTCTGGAGTGTGATTGGCGCAGGTGTTTTATTGCAAATCACAGAGACAACCGTCGGTGAAGGGACAATTTATCATTGGGTTTCAAGCCTGATGTTTTTATGGTTTATCGTGATCACTATCATAGTGTTAAGCAAATGGAAGCCTTATGTTTTTAGTGAAAATAATATTAATGCAGATTGCGTAGTTTGGGCTCAATGGGCTATCAATCATAAAGATACTTTTGGCTTGTCAACCATCGCCACCGCGATCATGACATTCTGGATATTTACCCGTCATTTAAAGCAATTTGTTATCTCAAACCTATCTCAATATGCTTTTTTCAGCCAAGCCCTAGCCTATTTATTTCGAATTGAAATCGCGAAACAAAGTGATAATGGTGGGCAAAATACAAATTTAGTCCCTCTCTCTGGTGATGAAATTTACAATTATGTTTTGCCTGGTAGTGAAGACAGTGAGTTGATACCTTATGCAACCGATGAAATAAAACAACTGTCTCGCTACATACTCACTGATAGCCCTGCTATGTGTGTTGTCTCTGGTGAACGAGGTATTGGCACTACAACCTTGATTAAACAAATTTTGTATCGAGTAAATAATGCCACACCTATATATTTAAATTGCCCTAATTCAGGTTATGCGGAACTGATTGCCGATCTATGTGAGCAAATTGGATTAAGTAAAGAATCAACGGATATTCAACTTCTCGCACATCTAAGAAAAAGTGAAATTTGTTATCTCTTTGCGATAGATAATGCGCAGCGTTTGGTTAAACCTATGGTTGGTGGTTTAGCTGGATTAATGAAGTTTGCCAATTTAATGCGCCGTTCTAAAAAGAACCACAGAGTATTATTAGCTATTGAAAAGTCGAGCTGGCGTTTTGTCGATAGAGCTCGTGGAGAGCGTTTGTTGTTTGATTTAGTCACCTTCATGCCTCGTTGGTCTGAAAGCCAAATTGCAAGCTTGCTGGATACTCGATTGAATCAAAATATCGAGAACCCAGTTTCTTTTGATGATTTAAACTTGCCGAAACAATGGGATCAAGATGATGTGTCCGAAGAAGAGCGCTCTCGTCATGGTTTTTATCGTATTTTATGGCACTACGCTGATGGAAACCCTACCGTCGCCTTACGTTTTCTACGTTTATCACTTCGTAAAGATCAAAAAACAGAAAAAGTGGTGGTTAGACTATTTCAAGCTCCACAATCCGATGAGCTTGAAAAGATGCCGAAACCAATGCTCGCGATTCTACGTTCTATCGTTCAGCTTGAAATATCGACACCTGAAGAACTATCAGAATGTACTCAATTAACTATTCCCGAGGTTATTGGAACATTACGTTATTTTGAAAGCCGTGGTTATATTGAGTGGTCAAGTGATAAAGCGAGAATTTCAGATCATTGGTATCGCTTTATTACCAATGCCTTACACCGTCAACATTTATTGGTGAAGTAG
- a CDS encoding fructosamine kinase family protein: protein MWHGIAQQLSQILAFEFVIQEREPLKGGDCNQCYMISDGQQRYFVKINDREYLQKFESEIDNLSNLLHTGTLSVPQPVTCGIIKDKAFLILNYLPTKPLTAANDQYHFGQQLARLHLWGEQKEYGYDADTYVGLNLQPNAWHKKWGVFFSECRIGWQLQLLKEKGIEFGDIEQIISLVKQKIGTHNPSPSLLHGNLSRNNYALSVHGAICYDPSSYWGDPECDLAIIEEFSDLGPDFFSGYESIRLLDSGYDKRRDIYQLYYLLCRCNQYGGEYLTQCVAKIQLLQDGGR, encoded by the coding sequence ATGTGGCATGGTATTGCACAACAGCTATCACAAATACTTGCGTTTGAGTTTGTCATTCAAGAACGGGAACCCTTAAAAGGTGGTGATTGCAATCAATGCTATATGATTTCAGATGGCCAACAACGCTATTTTGTTAAAATTAACGATCGAGAATATCTGCAAAAATTCGAATCTGAGATTGATAATCTTTCTAACCTCTTGCATACCGGTACCCTATCGGTTCCTCAGCCTGTGACTTGTGGCATCATCAAAGATAAAGCCTTTTTAATCCTAAATTACCTTCCAACAAAACCGTTAACCGCGGCCAATGATCAATACCACTTTGGACAGCAACTTGCCCGCCTTCATTTATGGGGAGAACAAAAAGAGTATGGTTATGATGCCGATACTTATGTTGGTTTGAATCTACAACCTAATGCCTGGCATAAAAAGTGGGGAGTGTTTTTTTCGGAATGCCGCATTGGATGGCAATTGCAGTTATTAAAAGAAAAGGGAATAGAATTTGGGGATATCGAACAAATCATATCTTTAGTTAAGCAAAAAATTGGTACTCATAACCCATCCCCCTCACTACTACATGGTAACTTAAGCCGTAATAATTATGCTCTTTCCGTTCATGGTGCTATTTGCTACGACCCTTCAAGCTACTGGGGGGATCCTGAATGTGATTTAGCGATCATCGAGGAGTTTAGTGATTTAGGGCCGGATTTCTTTTCTGGTTATGAAAGTATCCGCCTTCTAGATAGTGGGTACGACAAGCGAAGAGATATTTATCAGCTTTACTACTTACTATGTCGCTGCAACCAATATGGAGGAGAGTATTTGACCCAATGCGTCGCAAAAATACAGCTATTACAAGATGGCGGACGTTAG
- the potC gene encoding spermidine/putrescine ABC transporter permease PotC: MKKSFGGNIAKSSFLSLVYLFLYLPIIVLIVNSFNASKFGIKWGGFTTKWYGELLNNDSLIQAAGHSITIAVFSATAATIIGSLTAVALFRYQFKGKGAVNGLLFIVMMSPDIVMAISLLALFLVIGFELGLITLLISHITFCLPFVVVTVYSRLKGFDVKMLEAAKDLGAGEWIILKRIILPLAKPAVAAGWLLSFTLSLDDVIISSFVTGPSYEILPLKIYSMVKVGISPEVNALATVMLIVSLILVMLSQVLARDKVK, from the coding sequence ATGAAAAAGTCCTTTGGTGGAAACATTGCCAAGTCTAGCTTTTTGAGTTTGGTCTATTTGTTTTTATATTTACCGATTATCGTTTTAATTGTAAATTCATTTAATGCCAGTAAATTCGGCATTAAATGGGGCGGCTTTACAACAAAGTGGTATGGTGAGTTACTCAATAACGATAGTTTAATTCAAGCGGCTGGGCACTCAATTACTATTGCTGTTTTTTCAGCGACTGCCGCAACGATTATTGGTAGTTTAACTGCGGTTGCGTTATTTCGATATCAATTTAAAGGCAAAGGTGCGGTAAATGGATTACTGTTTATTGTGATGATGTCGCCTGATATTGTTATGGCGATTTCACTGCTTGCTTTATTTCTTGTGATTGGTTTTGAGCTGGGGCTTATTACCCTTTTGATTTCTCATATCACCTTTTGCTTACCTTTTGTTGTCGTCACTGTTTACAGCCGATTAAAAGGCTTCGATGTGAAGATGCTGGAAGCGGCAAAAGATTTAGGTGCAGGTGAATGGATCATACTTAAACGTATCATTCTCCCTTTAGCAAAGCCGGCGGTTGCTGCTGGTTGGTTGCTGAGCTTCACTCTATCACTGGACGATGTCATTATTAGCTCTTTTGTGACTGGACCAAGCTATGAAATTCTACCGTTAAAAATTTACTCAATGGTAAAGGTGGGAATTTCACCTGAAGTCAATGCATTAGCTACCGTTATGTTGATCGTATCTTTAATTTTAGTGATGCTCTCGCAAGTATTAGCTAGAGATAAGGTCAAATAA
- the cobB gene encoding Sir2 family NAD+-dependent deacetylase, translating to MLFPYQNIVVLTGAGISAESGIQTFRSQDGLWENHKIEDVATPEGYRYNPELVQDFYNQRRKSLHDDHIKPNLAHLALAELEAKLKGNVTVITQNIDNLHERAGSSRIIHMHGELLKVRCPESNQVIEHQGDLDVHDLCHCCQIPNPLRPHIVWFGEMPLQMAEIYSLLEEADLFISIGTSGVVYPAAGFVHDAKMHGAHTIEINLEPSAVESEFSEKRYGKASIEVPKLVKELLK from the coding sequence ATGCTTTTCCCATATCAAAATATTGTTGTACTTACCGGAGCTGGTATCTCAGCAGAGTCAGGTATCCAAACTTTCCGTTCTCAAGATGGATTATGGGAAAATCATAAAATTGAAGATGTCGCGACACCGGAAGGGTATCGTTATAACCCTGAGTTAGTTCAAGATTTTTATAATCAACGTCGCAAAAGTCTTCATGACGATCACATTAAGCCTAATTTAGCACATTTAGCTCTCGCAGAGCTTGAGGCTAAGTTAAAAGGGAATGTAACGGTGATTACCCAGAATATTGATAATCTGCACGAGCGAGCAGGCAGTAGTCGTATCATTCATATGCATGGGGAGTTACTAAAAGTTCGTTGCCCTGAATCAAACCAAGTCATTGAACACCAAGGAGATCTCGATGTTCATGATTTGTGTCATTGTTGCCAAATACCGAATCCACTGCGACCTCACATAGTTTGGTTTGGTGAAATGCCGTTACAAATGGCAGAAATATATTCATTATTAGAAGAGGCTGATTTATTTATTTCGATTGGCACTTCTGGCGTTGTTTATCCGGCTGCTGGCTTTGTTCATGATGCAAAAATGCATGGCGCTCATACTATTGAAATCAATTTAGAACCAAGTGCTGTAGAGAGTGAGTTCTCAGAAAAACGCTACGGTAAAGCCAGTATTGAAGTGCCAAAGCTGGTTAAAGAGTTACTAAAATAA
- a CDS encoding extracellular solute-binding protein encodes MKAWSKLFVGAALAATFTTGFAHAEDKELYFYNWSEYIPNDVLQDFTKETGIKVIYSTYESNESMYAKLKTQGKGYDLVVPSTYFVSKMRKEGMLMKLDKSKLSHFADLDPNYLNKPFDPANDYSIPYVWGATGIGINTDMLDKSSIKKWDDLWDPKWVGQLMMMDDPRELFQIALTKLGYSGNTTDPKQIKEAYLELKKLMPNVLVFNSDFPANPYLAGETSLGMLWNGSAYMARQEGAPIHIIWPEKGTIFWMDSLAIPAGAKNTEAAYKMIDFLLRPENAAKIAMTIGYPTPVKTAYPLLPKDFANDDNVFPPQKVLDSGEWQDDVGDANVLYEEYFQKLKVDMN; translated from the coding sequence ATGAAGGCATGGTCCAAGCTTTTTGTCGGTGCAGCACTGGCAGCAACATTTACCACAGGGTTCGCGCACGCTGAAGATAAAGAGCTTTATTTTTACAACTGGTCTGAATATATCCCGAATGATGTTTTGCAAGATTTCACGAAAGAAACTGGCATTAAAGTCATTTATTCGACTTACGAATCAAATGAATCCATGTATGCAAAATTGAAGACTCAAGGCAAAGGTTACGACTTAGTTGTTCCTTCTACCTATTTTGTCTCTAAAATGCGTAAAGAAGGCATGTTGATGAAGCTAGATAAATCGAAGCTTTCTCACTTTGCGGACTTGGATCCAAACTATTTAAATAAACCATTTGATCCGGCAAATGACTACTCAATCCCTTATGTTTGGGGGGCGACAGGTATTGGTATTAATACTGATATGCTAGATAAATCATCAATTAAAAAATGGGATGATTTATGGGACCCTAAATGGGTTGGTCAATTAATGATGATGGATGATCCACGCGAGTTATTCCAAATCGCATTAACAAAGCTTGGCTATTCAGGTAACACAACCGATCCAAAACAAATTAAAGAAGCTTATCTAGAGTTGAAAAAGTTAATGCCAAATGTATTAGTTTTTAACTCAGACTTCCCTGCTAACCCTTACCTTGCAGGAGAAACTTCATTAGGTATGTTGTGGAATGGCTCAGCTTATATGGCACGCCAAGAAGGCGCTCCAATCCATATAATTTGGCCAGAAAAAGGCACGATTTTCTGGATGGATAGTTTAGCCATTCCAGCGGGCGCTAAAAATACAGAAGCGGCATATAAAATGATCGATTTCTTATTACGTCCAGAAAATGCAGCGAAAATTGCAATGACCATTGGTTACCCAACACCAGTGAAAACCGCTTACCCATTATTACCAAAAGATTTTGCAAATGATGATAATGTCTTTCCACCTCAAAAAGTGCTCGATTCAGGTGAGTGGCAAGATGATGTTGGTGACGCGAATGTATTATACGAAGAGTACTTCCAAAAGCTAAAAGTTGATATGAACTAA
- a CDS encoding CPXCG motif-containing cysteine-rich protein — protein MIKYTEKRVPCPHCGHQIGMTVDSSRGNQEFYDDCPSCNHAIHLELTVNNSKVQLRVDVEDHSIF, from the coding sequence ATGATAAAATACACTGAGAAAAGAGTACCGTGCCCACATTGCGGACATCAGATTGGCATGACGGTTGATTCATCGAGAGGCAACCAAGAGTTTTATGATGATTGTCCATCTTGCAACCATGCCATTCATTTGGAACTAACGGTTAATAATAGCAAGGTGCAACTAAGGGTTGATGTCGAAGATCATTCCATTTTTTAA